In Solanum lycopersicum chromosome 3, SLM_r2.1, the genomic stretch ttttctaaaataaacGACTTACTTTTTCGTTCAAATGATAAGACTAACAAACATTTGTACATTTAAAAGGTACCTTCTTGCTTGAATATATCATCTTCCATTTTCACTTGATGTTGTTCTTCATTAGCATCCTTTACAACTTCAGTTGTTTTGCGAtgtcttcctcttcttcttggCATGGAGATATATAACTTAACTGAAAACATTTTTCTCTCATCAAGTTAATAATTACTTTTACTAGTCAACGTGCATACACTTATGTTGTATgagtaattataaataaaaaaaattaacccaACTCTAGAGTTGTTACCTTATCTTTCTTTGTTCTTGGTAGTAGATTAAACATAAAGTACTTCCATCAGTTCTCTTGGCACAATCGCTACCGAAGATTATTTGGTTCATACTGATTAAGTGGGTGGAATTTCTATGGAGTCACAAGAGGAGATTATACACTCTTATTTATAATGTTGGAGTCAAGGCCATCTTGCTCGACTACAGTATTGTACGTCTCTTTTCTTAATGGgaataaagatgaaataaacatCCTTAACTGCTTAAAAAAGAAGATGATACAGTTAAGCTATTTGtagcaataaaaataaatatccttGTGGTTTGATAGAATTAGTCAGTTTAATTgtgatttcttttcttttgcctTGTTAAGTGaagtttatatatttacatGCCCAATTACTTTCTTTATTGTCTCTATTCTATGGACATTGTACCGATTTGCCATTATTATTCATCCATTTTGAAAGCCATAGAAGATGGATATTTATTATACTGGGAGTTGTCTCTCAATgaacttaaattcattttacAGATCTTTCTAAGTTCCTCAACTGACTGAGTTCGATTTTGTAAGATGTCTTGTAAGCTTATAAACAAGAATCAGTTTGAATTGTTCCAAATTTCTTATAACACTGGACTCTTTTCACCTGAACTATTGACTCACTTGACAACAGTTATctgtaaataaaatattatataccaACCAAGAGTATGAGTTTCAGAGCTAGTGCCTTTTTCATTTGTATGAAGAAACAACACAAATTTGTACTTGGTAAATTCCATTCTCTAAACAGAAAAAAATCTAACTATGCTAAACATATTGCTACAAACTACTCTAAACATGAATTTATGAACAGGCATAATGAAAATCATAGAAACAAAGAAATATTACCTGGTTGTGGGCAGCAAACCGGATGACGAGTTCAATGGAGACGATTCCACCACCTCTCTAAACTCGAACAGCcacaaaattttgaactatgGAACAAAGAATTCCCAAAACCTTTAGGGCACTCTTTAGTCTCCAAAAATTGAACAGTGAAGAGAAGGGCCTACTTATAGGAGTTGAGAAATGTGAAAATCACAGCCTAGAGTCGATGCGGGACTGTGagtaatttgaaaataagactAATTCCGACGGAAAATTGATTTGGAAGGCTTAATCTCTTGAGAAGGACGATTGAGCTATCAAGATCGCAACACCTGTCTCGTTTGTACGATTGGCTTAGAAAAAGGACAAGGGAGGACGACGCTGCCACGATCTGAGCTCGATTTTGGACCGAGTTTGCGATTTGTGGGACTGGCGAGCAAGAAAACGCTGAAGGGGGTCGATTGGTATGTGCTGTGCTGTCTATTGTATTGAAAATGGgttttttcttttgagaagAAAACGGGTCATTTAGGAGTTGGACGGAGAGGCCCAAGATTTGGCTTCTTAAAATAAGTGGGCTAGAATTGACTTTCGTTTTGAtcatatgaatttaaattagaaCCAATTGAAGTTCTGAACATAGCAAAATTGAATTAATGAGTGAAATTAGCTAAAAGTTAAGTAAGATAaactattataattaatttacgagcttaacaaaataaaaatagctaacttaattataaattaaacaattcagaatttataacaataatttaaactaaactaatttaataaaatatttactaaaaataaaaaatcctttTGAGATAGATTTtcgaaatattaataaaaatataataattacataaaaaaaattatataagattataaaaatggtgaaaaaaatcaattaaaatattttgaaatttaagaaactCGAAAGTCAATTTTTGGGTGTCAACAAGCTATCTCCACAAACATTTGCAAAATCTGCAACACCTCCATTGAAAACCTCCAAGCATATTTTGTGGAGTGCATTATTGCCCAAAATTTTTGGAACCAACTGAACATTGCCAATCTTTCTCCCAACTCTCAACACAATGATGACTGGCTTCTTCTGGCCACTATAAACTTAATAGCTCATACGGGCCCCATAATATTCAAGCTTTTATCCGATTTTGAATTGTAAAATGAACAATAGTTTTCAAATtcaaagcaaaaataaaatgtacatCTAGCAAAAATGCAAACGAGTAAAATCTAAAAGACTGTAATCTGGTCAAGGTACAATATCACCAATATGAcacattcaaaaataattacGGAACAGATGGGGAGCAGCATTCGAGGCCATTGTAAATACATAGCACAAACTATTCGGAGCCAGTGGGGTCAACCAGACAAGCTAAGGCATATACCACCATCTATTCAGTCCCCTCCGGACAGACACTCTCCCTTAAATTTTCCCATTAATAAGGGGGTGGCCGGATGAAATGCAGAAATAATATCAGAAGAAGAAAAGGCCGAGCATTCCTCATAAGAAATAAGGAACTCCTGTCCTGGGCCCTCTCATCTGGTTGTTTTCCTCAGTTTCAGAGAAGAACTTTACCTCTCTCTCCTgataaatcacaaaaaaaaatcagaaaggaaaaaaacagataaaatgtctagattataaaataacaaataaagggGGATACGACAAGCAGAGCAGTAACAGTACATTCCAAAATGTAGGAGACTTCGACCATAGGACAAGTCGACACAGCAATTGCCTAATATGCTTCATTTCTTATCCATTTCTCCTATCACCTAGCTTGCTGTTCCAATACCACAAGCAGTTCCCATTCTTTCATCTTAGAAACTTCATTTCCATACTAGTGCAACAAACATGCTTCAGGCATCAAAATTGGGCATAAACTCTTGTATGTGGGTTCAAGTCCTATAATTTTCATCTCATCTAATACTTGAAGAACATAGTTGATTGATTTTATCTGCTcttctatttcttattttttttcgcTCTACTCTTCATTTTGTTATCACAAAAGGATGAGAACATTTCAAGGTATCCAGATAGACAGAGATCAACCAATTTTAGCCACCATCCATAACTAATATAGATGCTCCTGCTATCTAACCCGCCAATTTATTATGTGGTCTTTCTTGAGTGCAAAAAGTTGATCTTTTGGTATTCCTATTATGTGGTCTTTTTTGAGTGCAAAAAGTCGATCTTTCGGTTTTCCTCCTGCTGACTTCACACAGAGGTGACAAGATTAGCCCAATTTTCTCAATAAAGAACTCTATTGCACAATCTTGAAGGAGCTTAGATCCACCAAATGTAGTTAGTCCCCAATAGATTAGACATGCCTATTCATGATAAGGTCTTAGCTTAGTTATTCTACTAAGCTTTCCCAACAAATAAATGAGATGCGGAAGACAGAAGACTAATGTGAAACTTTGTAAAAGTCCGTACTTCTAAGGGGTAAACATTATAGCACTGAACTTTCCTTCTATGAAACTAAATACCATCTTATGCCAAGTGATCTTTTTTAAATGACCGTGGTGTCCGGGCCAGCTTTTGCAAAGCTCGATTAATTCCACATGATACCTGCCACCTCCCACCAGCAACACCAACATGTACCAGGAAACTCTGTCCACTAAGGCTAAAATAGATGGGAAAAATCACCCAGTGCTTTGTATCTCCATTATGACTAGTGATCTTATTTCAAAAGAGTCAATGGGAGTGAACATATTCATAGCAGTAGATGAAGGGGAAGAAATCCTAGCTCTTCAAGCTAAAGATGTTGACATTGTCACTGCTCTACCTTGAACATGGAGAATGTAAAAGAATATGTTTATGCAGTGAGAGGCAAGATCTATATATGTACCATAAGATTGAATCCTTTAGTACAAAGATTATGATGGCATTACTCACAAAGAATGACAAGAAAAAGGTAGAAGTGTGAATTAGGAATGGACCACCAATGCAAGTAGAAGATAGACGAGAAGAAAAGGTGAAGCATTTTTAAATCCTACGGTCAATCAACTGAGCAGAACTGAAGAACATTTTCACCAGGAGGTCCAGTAAAAACAACTAACCATCATCATTTTTTTCTGATGAATTAGTTAACAATTACTATGTCACATCACCTTCTCCAGCATTTCATATGGGAAAATGTTAATTTCTACAGTGTTTTTTATATGTAATGTCGAACTCTAAAGTACTAAAATCCAAAAAGTGGAAAGAGGATCAACTCATGGCTTAGCTTGCCTTTGGGACATTCTAATTACTCCTTTCTCAATTCGTGTCCTATGATCCTTTTTAGTCAGTTTCAACAAAAATGCCTTTCTATACGTGGTGCATTTTTAATTCCAAAATTCACATTTACCCTGACACTCTGAATtgcatgacatgtttaaggccaAAAGATTcaacaaatatttttggtatgttatgcacaatttttttggattaaaaCCATGAAAGTTAAGACTTATTTACATTTTCCACTGCCAAATCAAACTAAAAATGAGACAGCAGTGTTGTCAAAGGCACATTAAAGCCCTGAAGCGAATCCCAAAATGTGTTTAGCGCTTCGCCTCACTTAATGTGTGTTTCAGTGTCGTTGTCAAGAAGGTTCTAAGGCAAATTTTTTCTTGACATAGAACCTCTTATGAAGAGGCAACACTTAACATTTGATATTTCACATTAATTACCTTTCAATTTCTTTGTccatatatttgtcattcatgCTTGTATACTAGTTTTGGACTAAacatatatgtgtatatttttctctctaagcaacttttttcattaaagccaACGCGTAATTTGTGCTTAAAGCCCCAATTCCTTAGAGCCTTTTTGCTTTTGATAACAGTGAAAGGGAGTAGTAGGTTTCTCCTAATATCAGGATGAGACATTATGTCCAAGACACAAAAATCCTCCTATCCTCACaatataattgcagacttaCTGTATGCATATATAACAACACATGTTGACTTGAATAGGTCAAATCATATGAGACAAACAAAATTAGAGGATACAACTGTCAACGCACAAGGGCACGACTAAGTACTCCTGAAATTCCAACGGCTAACTAGTAGAAGGTCAATAATGCAGGAAAATAATAGCAATACTACCATATTCTCATTGAAGTTCAATATTGAAGCAACATTTCCACATCGGTAACAATAGTTGGGAGCAGACCACACCTGCATAGAACAGAAGGCAACAGTGACATGATTTCATTATATGCTACACATCAGATGACAAACACAATAAAGAATAGATTACTTACCGTCACCAATCCTTTATCTTGAAACATGTATTTCAAACCTTCCTGGACAAGCTGGTGAGCCCGGCAAACTAGATCTAGTTTATTAATGTGATTAAACTGCAAATCATGcgcaaaatatttatttgaaacaaTGATCACAACTATAATTAACATCTTGAGCTTACATACCTCAGAGGTAACCCTGGATCCAAAAAGCCAACCTGCTCCTCGAGGACTTACTGCCCATGTTTCAATATCTTCGGGGTCACTCCACATAAGGTCACAGAAAGGCCCTTCATGCGGAATTTCACAATTACGGTCAATCACTCTGATCTGCCATATCATTTACAAAGAAGGAAGAAACATTAGCTCTGCATGTGCCCACATTTTGAACAGAAGAAAGATTATGCAAAATGGAGAAAACATCAACTTAgcgaaaaaatttattaaaagcaTTGACATAGGCACAATCATTTCCAGAGAATCCTCAAGTAATCACATAGAAGAGGAAAAGGACCTCATATGATCTCCAGATACACAACATGTTGTGAGATATTAAATCAATATCATTTTTTGATTGATCTAAGTTCATGCAATTTATAAATTGAAGTAATGTTCCGGTCAGTCACTGACTAAATCAATTGAAAGGGAAACCTTTCGCCctttctttatataattttatttgattacaCATAACATAAACAACTTGCAAATTTTCACTTCTTCATGTGTTTAGAGCATTGATATCTTTCTAGTACAGTGAAAACATATAGAATCCATGACACTGAATAATTTGAAACTAGTTATGAATAAAACAAGTAGAACCACAAAAACATCAAAGTCCAAGTCAAAATACCTGATCAATTGTTCTAACATCAGGAGAAAGTCCACCATGGACACATAATACCTGTATGGGAAGAAAGGTGTTAATTAATAGGATTAGAAAACATGGCAAGTGATAATGTTTATCCTGAGTGCTAGAACATACTGTTCCGTCTATGATTGCCGAGAGAGTAAGATAGTCAAAAACATCAGTGCAGTACCGCCATGCATTCGCATTTCCATACTTCCTTTGACACTCATCATAGAATCCATAGACCTATTGTAACATGTAAAATGTAAAGCTGATCAGAACATAGCACATCTCGAAAATGCTTCCTTCTTATAGCATGTGTGTATCTTCACTAAGAGGAAAAAAGATTCTGTGAATTTGAAGTGGTCCAGGTAACAAAACCATAGGCAGCAGCATTAAGCAGTGCAAACTTGACAATCCACTTGTATCTCCTCTTAATCACAAAGATACCCAGAATTATGGGttgagaatttattttttttaagcaCAGAAAGTAACACCATTGCTCTTTGCAACTAAACATCCTCAAGAACCTTACTATAACTAGTAAGATAGGATTCAAAATAGCAACCAACCAACTAATAATATGCAGACAAGTAATCATtagaaaaacacaaataaaaaaattttaaaaaaaaacactctcCAGACACCATTAATATGAGAGAAAAAACCTCATGAAACATGATTTAGCCCGGGATCTATCAAATGGTTAATTAAGGCACAACAATGACAGCAAAAACAATTGCCTcttcaaaagaattattgagAGAAAGGGGCAAGTATGAGGTAAAGAATTTCAACCACATCTATGAGACCTCGGCATTTATTACCTACACTTCACATGTAGGCACCATAAATTTAAGGTATAGTATGCATTACCTGTGTTAGTTGCCTGCTCTCGTGATTTCCACGTAAAAGAGTAATGTTGGCTGGGTATCTGATAGAAATTAAAAAACGGGGAAGATATAGTCAGGAATGAATGTTATTTCACCATTTAACAAAGAAACTTCCAGAGAGTAAGCAACACGGGCATTTGAATTACTGTTGCAGCACAGataatgtgaatgtgaatcAATCTCGAACATGAGGTAACAACTTTATAAAGAGTGGAAAGGTAAAGAAGGGGAATTATCAGAATATTtgggaaaataaatgaaataacaaaCTAGTTTCTATCAGAGTCCTCTTGGACCTGACAAATGGTATTCGGTCTTACTTTTAATTAGTCATTAGTGAAAGAAACATTGAATATTACAAGGCTCCCAGTCGCAAGCATTATTTTCAAGACAACTTCATACTGACAGTAACAAAGTCATGCCTTTTCTTACTTAGCTTTTCTAAGAAATACAAATCAGCAAAAACCTATTCATTCGTGCAGAAAAGAAACATGAACCAACTACAGACAAGTAATATAAAATTGCATCCAAATGTTCCATTACATACCTTGCTTTAAGGAGCAACAAAATTGTAAAAACTTCTAAACTATTGTATCCACGGTCAACAAAATCTCCCTggccaaaaacaaaaaatcttaAAGTCTGATGACTTAAACAGAATACTTACTGAAGTTCGTGGAAAACTAATCGATAACAATTCATATTATACCATGAAAATGTAATTTGTATCAGGTACATGACCTCCAGTCTGGAAGAGTTTCATTAGATCATGAAACTGGCCATGGATGTCTCCACAAACAGTAACTGGACTATTGACGGGCTGCACATTTGACTCCTCTATCAGGATTTCCTTAACCTGGATAAGAATAACATGTTTTAGACGCGATTAAAGGTTTCTCAAGGAAAATGACATCAGATGCTCAACCTGAACATAATTCTCACAAATGTTAAAAAGATGGACACAACATCTGCGTGGGTACCCTTTTTGGAAATATCATTTGTCATGGTACAGTACAACTTATGAATGTGAAGAACTATAATGACTACAAGTTACAATATGTAGGCAGGTTGAAGATACCAAGCTAATATACCTAAAGTTATTAATCACAAATGCAATCATAACATTTTCCTGTGAACAATGCCCATAAGCAGAAAATTCAGATATCCTCTTTCAGCAATGAACTATACATAAGAAGATAtccttaaaaaaaaacttacattCTAGCAACACAGAATAGTCCCACCGCATATGCCAAGAAAAGGCTAGACATTACAATTCCAAAGTCTTTATCtgattttgtttttgatgaCCCAAATAGAAACAATAAAGATGATATCAAAGGCTACACAAAGCTAAATCCACTCTGACATCCCCCCCcccacacaaacacacacataaACAGAGGCTTTGCTGACCTCTATCATCATGATGCAGCCACAAACTTTAACCATATCATTGACCACCCGCATTTATCATCACTTTAAATATGCAACAAAAAGCGAAATACTCAGCTAGTTCAGCCACTAGGGGTCATTTGGTGTGAGGATAAAAACAAATAGTGATgggataaaaaatttatatcttgTTTGTTGCCTTATCCCACCATTTATATCATAGTGACGAATAAGTTGTCACAGGATAGCTAATTGGGATAACTTGTTCCCAACCTAACGACCCCTAGAAGTTTTAACAAGGAAACCTAAACAACTGTGTGCTCCAACAAAGCATTGTTCTTTAGAAATTAATGGAACCCGTCTTGTCAAAGTGAAGCCAACAAATTAAACACGAACAATTATAGAGATTGCCAGTAATTTCAGTTGACCATAATACCATTTTTTCCCTAAATATCATACATGCAACATTTCAGGATTCCTTAAAATGTGAACGTAACTATTCATGAAGCCCACTTGTGGAAACTTTGATATGAGCAAAAAGCAATAGTAACAAACACAGTCTCGCAACCACAGTAATATCAATTCGCAAACAATCAAACAATCATATGCCCCTATGATCCCCCTTTAACGGTTTCCATCAAACTCCTCCTCTCCCACACAAAAAGCCCAAAATCAATAATATCCCCAACACAGAACCCGACAAAAGAGGTAGGGTTTTCCTATTAACAGGTTTAGTAAATCACAAAAATTCAACTAACCCAATATTCTTATTGGCCAAACAAACCCTAACCAATCCAACACGAAGTTTTAGAAGTAGAAAAAAAACAACATTACATATTCACAAAGGAGCTGAAGCTCGTCCTCCGCCAAATGCTGCCCCTCTTTCACCGTCGTAATCCACTGATCCAAATCCATCGCCCTTTGATGCCCTGCCGCCTTCTTTGTTGCAAATTAACAAATTTCTTCGTTTATGAATGCAATAATTTGCCCAAAATGCAGCGTCGACTGATTGAACAAAAGTGTTAACAGTGAATTGAATCTATCTCGCTCTCTCTGTGTCTTCCCGCTCTGTTTTGAGAACACAAATGAAGAGTAAAGTGAATCTGCCTTCAGATTCACTGGATTTTGAAACCCTGGCAAGCTGGAGATTTTACGAACGCCGAAAAATAATAGGACTCTTTTGCCCTTTCAGTCGTACCCAAATTTGGAAACTGCACCACTTTAGGAGTACTAGACTTTCGTGACctgttttaattaaatattttcgaTTTAAATTTTGGAGAATATTGTATGAATTTTCATTCATCTATTAGGTAATTAAGATAATTATATAG encodes the following:
- the LOC101253161 gene encoding phytochrome-associated serine/threonine-protein phosphatase 3 — its product is MDLDQWITTVKEGQHLAEDELQLLCEYVKEILIEESNVQPVNSPVTVCGDIHGQFHDLMKLFQTGGHVPDTNYIFMGDFVDRGYNSLEVFTILLLLKARYPANITLLRGNHESRQLTQVYGFYDECQRKYGNANAWRYCTDVFDYLTLSAIIDGTVLCVHGGLSPDVRTIDQIRVIDRNCEIPHEGPFCDLMWSDPEDIETWAVSPRGAGWLFGSRVTSEFNHINKLDLVCRAHQLVQEGLKYMFQDKGLVTVWSAPNYCYRCGNVASILNFNENMEREVKFFSETEENNQMRGPRTGVPYFL